CTAACAATAAGATAAACTTCgtcctccttttcttcgaatttataatgaattgtGAGACTTTGATAATGGGTTAACAAAGAAACTATACGTTCGGTGAGATCGAGAAATCGTGCTCTTTCCGAAGAgcttttataacaaaaatgaaacttACAAActtttccatcttctttttttctataaaagtcATTTTAGGTTTACAACATTTTCTTGCGGTCCAATGTCGACTTTAACTTAACATACTTTTTTCCGATATACCATATAGcaaattattacgtatatttattatgaaattgttatattaattcgaaaattgtaaaaatttgaGAAACATTTTCGTCgcaaataattacttttttacgatattaataaatataaactcgataataaattaataacgattgaTTGACGAAGAGGAAACGTCGATAGTAATTATGGACTGCAAAGAATTGAACGATCTCAATCGACGACCGTATGTATTGTGACGAAGATGTGTGAGTGTGTTTGctgtgcgtgcgcgcgtgtgtgtgtatatgtgtgtatgtatgtatgaggtGCATATGTCCTTTTAAGAACAAAATTGAGTTTCAATGGTTTTACTGTCCgacgaaaaataatagaacgtCGTTTCTCGGTGTAGATAGggtgttttcttttcttatttcgatgatatacatatatatatatatatacacataaatgtatatataaagtccGATATCGTCGTGTATCAATGCGCACACTCACACTCTCAcactcctttcctttcttctttttatctcgaacACACCTCCAGTTTCCTTCATTACGAAATGATTCCTTATCGATTATACATTAAACTTCTTTCTAATGTACGTTACGTTAATTTATTGCGTGGACATTCgagttaattattttacgagaCGATTACTTCACACACgcataaagataaattttaatcgagtATGCACCGATAATCACGAATTCGCCCTACTATTATTCTCTCGAATGTCCTTCGCCGATCGTGTTGAAcgtttttatacaaatttcttcAAGACGtccattaaagaaaaaattgtagaatTGGCTCGATGattctttcccttttaaaaaataactacTTTCACCGTTCAAAAGTTTCATCGCGttaattatgttatatgtatattatgtgtatatatatatatatatatatatatatatatatatatacacgtatgtgtgtataatacacgtacatattatatgtatacccGACAGTCTCTGTACATTAGATATTTAAAGTAACCACCAGTAATATCTATCGTCCTGTTAATTCGACGTTACCGTCAATCCGGCAGTCTTAAACACCGAGTTAACATTATTATCACTACAGCAGAATGACTACATCCGCAAAATccctgcttcttttttttttattttcttttttttcgtcccaGAAAATGTCTCGAAGTTTCATTAACCGTATTGGTTTATTTAGTACGTCTAAAAAAGGTGAAGTTATCGATGGGGTGAGGCGAGGGTGAAAAGGGTGGTGAAAAGTTTTGCGATCGAACGAGTtccacgtacgtatatacgtacatatacagtGTCGTGTAGGTAATTACTTGTTAGGTCGTTGATCGGTCTTTCTCTTATCGTTAATcacctctctgtctctttgtttttcaaattatctcgtagaaagtatatatacatatatacatacatacatacatatatacatatgtatgtgtgtgtatacgtatatacgacgCACATCTTTCACTCTCATTTGTCACAGGAATTATTATGATCCGTCTCATAGTTgacttttcgatcgataattattcgTTGAATGATTCACGAATAGGTTCCCCCTTTTCTCAAGGGGGGACAAGGAGGAGGGGCAGGACCACGTAAGGATCTACGTAGAGATCTACGTCgaccgattattattattcgaatcgAAGCACTCTGCAAACGAACGTCAAGAGACGTGTCTACGACAAGGAATTATGATctcacgagagagagagagagagagagagagagagagagagagagagagagagagagagagagagagagagagaaagagagagggagggagagagagagagagacatgtcgtcgtcgtcgtccgaGAATTCCAGATATTCTCTCTCCAAGCTGATTAATTTCGTAGGACCGGTACCGACAGTGGGATTCCTCCTTTGTTCGAGCTTCCTCTATGCTTCCTTCGACTCGATGTCGTCTTAACGCCCATTTCGATGGCCGAGAACGACTATGtcaacgacgacgtcgaccCATTTCGAAGGATATAGAAAGACGATGGATGATAGGGCTGTGAGCGTGCGAAGTAATACGATGTTACCCCCACAAATTTACCACGCGATATGTGTGGATGAAATGTCTTTAAATCGAACACATAAATCCATAGCCCGATCTTCGGTTATTTCGATGTCGATCAGTGAGTTTAAATGGTCCAACGATAGAAACGATTATTAATACTTCGAATGGCTATTCTttcggatcgatcgatcatcgttccttttcctctctttctcttttttttttacatttcccTTTTCGACACTTTTATTCATCGTTtagaatcaaaagaaaacaaagaaaagaaaaagaattattgacGATGGAAGCACAGAGTAGCGGAACCTTTGGAACGAAAGATTTGGTCATCTGAACGAAATGGTAATCGATCCCACCGTCTTTACCGTTTTTCGTATCGATCAGTTGAGCACGATGAAATTCGTGATAATTTTCAGACGTCCATGGCATCGCCGACGTAACCTTCGTCCGGACTTTCCGGATGATGAGGGGGTTGAAGTTCGTCCGCCctggcagcagcagcagcggctGCTTCGCGCGCAGTCTTGCCGAGTAAAGATCTCGGTGATAGCGGTGTAGTTTCGCCTCTGTAAGCAGCAGGTGGTGAAGGTATGAAGGGAACCTCTGGAAAAACAGAGGCTGGCGAGACAACGGGTGAGACGACGGGTTGTTGAAGCTGCTGCTGGATCGGTTGTTCGACTGGTTGATGAGCAGGGTAAGGATAACCTTCGGCGGTGTATCTAGCATCGGTCCTAGGTAAAACTGGATCATAACCTGCCGTTGATCTAGCTAAGAACTCGGCTTCTCTCGAGTATCTAGCCGGTGGTGCGACGGCTGAACCCTCTGCCATTCTTGTCCTTAAACGAGGAAGGGTACTCGCGGTATTGAACGAGATCTTTGGCAGGCCAAAGTTCAATGGATACCCATCTTGATCCAAGTAACTCAATTGCGGTATATTCGATGGACGTAAGTCCGGTGGTTGTATCGGGTAACCAGAGTCGTACTCGAGTACGTGCCTCTCGTTTGTCTGATGACGGTATAACTGGCCATAGGTCACGTCCGTGGTTTCAGGAACTTCGTTTATCAAGTCCGGCTCTGTGAGATACTTCGATACCGGACTACCGTAGGACTCTTCCAAATTACCACGTTGTTCTCTTCGTTCCAAGGTCGCAGCTCTGCCAATTTCGCGTTCTGTGTAAGAGACGATCTGTTGATGCTCGAAACCGACCAAACTTCCATTACCCTTTCTACAACTTGGCAGACTCGTCGTTGTATCCTTCGTGATAGGCATCACCGATTTGTTCTGCGAGACCAACGCCTTGGAATTCCTCTTCCGATCGCGTCGACGTTTCCGCACGCAAAACACAATACTACCGACCAGGCAGCCGAGAACGAAGAGAGTGCCTACCAGCGCGCCAGCGGCTATCGCTGCTACGTAACCGGAACCAGGATCGTCCGATGGAGGTTCCGCGGTTACCTTTTCACGGAACAAAACCTTCAGAGTGACGTTCGCTCCAGTGGTACCAGCGGTATTCTCCGCGACGCAACTATACACGCCATCGTTGTTAGCCTCCACCGAGTATACGTACAGAGTGCTCGACATGTTGATCGAGCCACGTTGCTTATAGATGTATCTGTAACAGATCAGAAAGAGGACGGACTCGATTGTGAACCGATCGTGATCCAACAACCGTCAGGAGAACGTAATCGACGAGTAAATAGTGACTTCGATAGAAAAGAATCTCTTACCTTGGAAAAGTCAACAAGTTCATCGTCGAGGAGTCATTCTCATTCTGAAGCTCGCAGAGGTCTCCGTTGAACCACCAGCTGATCGTAGCAGCCGGTACTGCATGGACGTTGCATTGGAACGTCACGTTGCTACCCTCGTATACATCGACACGTTCCTGCAACTCGATTCGCGGTAGGCACGCCAGCTCGTTGTCctttatcgtttttatctGTCTGTCCCGTAATCGAGCTGGCATGTCGCAAGTCGGTTCGGATTCCTGAGGAGCTGCCGGTGCCGATTCCTTCAGCCAAGCTTGCAGAATTCTCAAGCCGCAGTCGCACAACCAAGGATTATTATGTAATGTCAATCCTCGAAGGTAACCGCCGAGTGGTAAGGTATGATTTGGCATGTACGTCAATCGATTA
The nucleotide sequence above comes from Vespula vulgaris chromosome 16, iyVesVulg1.1, whole genome shotgun sequence. Encoded proteins:
- the LOC127069703 gene encoding leucine-rich repeat-containing protein 24-like, which encodes MCSSVRAWRWRGALLGTMMLAWTCIVEGCPSMCNCKWKGGKEWVECANRDLKGLPQGAREETQVLDLSGNHLVSLPPECFHALGLINLQRLYLGRSHISRIAVRAFEGLVGLVELDLTENLIDEIPTESFSSCPNLMRLTLNGNPIEEIKRGAFHRLVHLTNLELSQCRLEIIEEGAFDGLRSLEWLRLDGNRLTYMPNHTLPLGGYLRGLTLHNNPWLCDCGLRILQAWLKESAPAAPQESEPTCDMPARLRDRQIKTIKDNELACLPRIELQERVDVYEGSNVTFQCNVHAVPAATISWWFNGDLCELQNENDSSTMNLLTFPRYIYKQRGSINMSSTLYVYSVEANNDGVYSCVAENTAGTTGANVTLKVLFREKVTAEPPSDDPGSGYVAAIAAGALVGTLFVLGCLVGSIVFCVRKRRRDRKRNSKALVSQNKSVMPITKDTTTSLPSCRKGNGSLVGFEHQQIVSYTEREIGRAATLERREQRGNLEESYGSPVSKYLTEPDLINEVPETTDVTYGQLYRHQTNERHVLEYDSGYPIQPPDLRPSNIPQLSYLDQDGYPLNFGLPKISFNTASTLPRLRTRMAEGSAVAPPARYSREAEFLARSTAGYDPVLPRTDARYTAEGYPYPAHQPVEQPIQQQLQQPVVSPVVSPASVFPEVPFIPSPPAAYRGETTPLSPRSLLGKTAREAAAAAAARADELQPPHHPESPDEGYVGDAMDV